From the genome of Streptomyces sp. NBC_01260, one region includes:
- a CDS encoding nuclear transport factor 2 family protein yields MDTTARPTPGWGTAAGILALTPPRPPSGEHGGPTLDRLLITERIARYGWAYDERDQAALAECFTADATWQATVMGEIETPLHRGAETIAAAEAALWPQQGDQRRHLFSNHVIDLSGDEATAHAYMIQLRIQDATSSLAVSGAYRFHLRREADGGWRIDTLRSALDNLR; encoded by the coding sequence ATGGACACCACTGCCCGCCCCACCCCCGGCTGGGGCACCGCCGCCGGGATTCTCGCTCTCACTCCGCCGCGCCCCCCGAGTGGCGAGCACGGCGGTCCGACCCTGGACCGTCTGCTGATCACCGAGCGCATCGCCCGCTACGGCTGGGCCTACGACGAGCGCGACCAGGCCGCCCTCGCCGAGTGCTTCACCGCCGACGCCACCTGGCAGGCCACGGTCATGGGAGAGATCGAGACCCCGCTGCACCGGGGCGCCGAGACCATCGCGGCGGCCGAAGCGGCGCTCTGGCCCCAGCAGGGCGACCAGCGGCGCCACCTGTTCAGCAACCACGTGATCGACCTGTCCGGCGACGAGGCGACCGCGCATGCCTACATGATCCAGCTGCGCATCCAGGATGCCACCTCCTCACTGGCCGTCTCCGGGGCCTACCGCTTTCACCTGCGCCGCGAGGCGGACGGGGGCTGGCGCATCGACACGCTCCGTAGCGCTCTCGACAACCTCAGGTGA
- a CDS encoding RNA polymerase sigma-70 factor: MTGDPFVAHRSLLFTVAYEMLGSAADAEDVLQETWLRWADVDHSQVREPRAYLVRAVTRQSLNRLRSLSRSREDYVGEWLPEPLLTSPDVAEDVELAESVSIAMLTVLETLAPTERAVFVLREVFDMPYGEIAEAVGKSAAAVRQIARRAREHVAARRPRMQVSRSEQQVVVERFLTALRTGKLQDLLEVMAPDVVMIADGGGIVSAALVPICGAAQVAPVLARAERLVEALETTPVWLNGAPAGRIEFDGEPAAVSIEVENGLITRIYVVRNPHKLTRLDEPARLAR; this comes from the coding sequence ATGACCGGCGACCCGTTCGTCGCCCACCGCAGCCTGCTGTTCACCGTCGCCTACGAGATGCTCGGCTCCGCGGCCGATGCGGAGGACGTGCTGCAGGAGACCTGGCTGCGGTGGGCCGACGTCGATCACTCCCAGGTGCGCGAGCCCCGGGCGTATCTGGTGCGGGCCGTCACCCGCCAGTCCCTCAACCGGCTGCGCTCGCTGTCGCGCAGCCGCGAGGACTACGTGGGGGAGTGGCTTCCGGAGCCGCTGCTGACCAGCCCCGATGTGGCCGAGGACGTCGAACTGGCGGAGAGTGTCTCGATCGCGATGCTGACCGTGCTCGAGACACTCGCGCCCACCGAACGCGCCGTCTTCGTGCTCCGCGAGGTCTTCGACATGCCGTACGGGGAGATCGCGGAAGCCGTCGGCAAGTCGGCGGCCGCCGTACGGCAGATCGCGCGGCGCGCACGCGAGCACGTGGCGGCCCGCCGGCCGCGGATGCAGGTGAGCCGCTCGGAACAGCAGGTCGTGGTGGAGCGGTTCCTGACCGCACTGCGTACCGGGAAGCTTCAGGACCTGCTGGAGGTCATGGCCCCTGACGTGGTCATGATCGCCGACGGGGGCGGGATCGTGTCGGCCGCTCTGGTGCCGATCTGCGGTGCCGCCCAGGTGGCGCCGGTGCTCGCCAGGGCGGAGCGGCTCGTCGAGGCGCTCGAGACGACGCCCGTGTGGCTCAACGGCGCCCCCGCGGGCCGTATCGAGTTCGACGGCGAGCCGGCCGCGGTGAGCATCGAGGTCGAGAACGGCCTCATTACACGGATCTATGTGGTGCGCAACCCTCACAAGCTGACACGCCTCGACGAGCCGGCCCGACTGGCCAGGTGA
- a CDS encoding carboxymuconolactone decarboxylase family protein — MTPRIPKAELPAEMKEALIQQLGSVPEPVEVVFNNPAVATSNLEFSAKAAAWDAVDEGLKTFAHMAVAAQVGCSWCLDINYFAALNQNLDLTKASQVPNWRDSDAFTPLECEVMEYSEAMTNTPPTVSDELSASLLKQLGPAGLVELTVFVGFANLSTRVNTAHGITSQGYSEACQIPLAERPRTAGAV; from the coding sequence ATGACACCGCGTATCCCCAAGGCCGAGCTTCCCGCCGAGATGAAGGAAGCTCTCATCCAGCAGCTCGGCTCCGTGCCCGAGCCCGTTGAGGTGGTCTTCAACAACCCCGCCGTCGCCACCTCCAACCTGGAGTTCTCGGCGAAGGCCGCCGCGTGGGACGCGGTGGACGAGGGCCTCAAGACGTTCGCGCACATGGCCGTGGCGGCCCAGGTCGGCTGCAGCTGGTGCCTGGACATCAACTACTTCGCCGCGCTGAACCAGAACCTGGACCTGACCAAGGCCAGCCAGGTGCCCAACTGGCGTGACTCCGACGCGTTCACCCCGCTGGAGTGCGAGGTGATGGAGTACTCGGAGGCCATGACGAACACCCCGCCGACCGTCTCGGACGAGCTGTCGGCGAGCCTGCTCAAGCAGCTCGGCCCGGCGGGCCTGGTCGAGCTCACCGTGTTCGTCGGCTTCGCCAACCTCTCCACCCGGGTCAACACCGCGCACGGGATCACCTCGCAGGGCTACTCCGAAGCCTGCCAGATCCCGCTGGCCGAGCGGCCCCGGACGGCCGGCGCAGTCTGA
- a CDS encoding effector-associated constant component EACC1, with product MDVTVIAEGPDGGEKLRSLRGWLVDSQELRGRVDSVERPPKTGTLGPVLDALSVALGPAGAASAFATGLIAWLRTRRGDVQIKVTLPDRSSLELTAKRVSGLDADALQQQVTEVTDLLSRQQGDTGGAERRELP from the coding sequence ATGGACGTCACGGTGATCGCAGAAGGCCCCGACGGAGGAGAAAAACTCCGTTCCTTACGGGGATGGTTGGTCGATTCTCAGGAGTTGCGGGGGCGGGTCGACAGCGTGGAGCGGCCGCCGAAGACCGGCACGCTGGGCCCGGTGCTGGACGCCCTGTCGGTCGCACTCGGCCCGGCCGGTGCGGCGAGCGCGTTCGCTACCGGTCTCATCGCCTGGCTGCGCACCCGCCGGGGTGATGTACAAATCAAGGTCACGCTCCCGGACCGTAGTTCGCTGGAGCTGACCGCGAAGCGGGTATCCGGTCTCGACGCTGACGCCCTGCAGCAGCAAGTGACCGAGGTCACCGATCTGTTGAGCCGACAACAAGGAGACACGGGCGGGGCCGAGCGTCGCGAGCTGCCATGA
- a CDS encoding caspase, EACC1-associated type → MTDLSGAGVRVLLIATATHEGALLTSVPAVATSCQDLRTALIERCGVRPDHLRPLLDPADAQTMARAVTEEAQRAETVLLVYFIGHGLLGPDGELYLAATSTDRLTPGMAEHQALSFSSLRQALEASRASSVVVVLDCCFSGRVSLSGSPSLPAFTMTPAHGMYLMGSAEQLALAPPHAVHTAFTGALIELLTHGDPRGLQPLTLDAVFDGVFRAMSDRQGPLPRRQAGDRSGHLVIAPNSAVPTQAGPPEEAEPAPGRCPYLGLDAFGVDDADVFFGRDGMTERVFAALTEVAATDEPGPLVLVGPSGSGKTSLLSSGLMAGLRERGLLGTTSWLSLRLTPGRSPLRRLAARFDTSPESVDLIREDPDRAAELAERLLAGRPEQRLIVVVDQLEELFTLCTDPSERTAFLRAVTALARLSGGCRPGALVVLALRADFYGQAAAHPELLAALRDTQLLVEPMTADELHAAIEGPAAAGGLVLDEGLADVILHEFGATADRQPAAGALPLLSHVLWATWLRRAGSRLTVAQYRAAGGIAEAIKTTADDTYDGLDLQGREAVRLMLPRLVRVGEDSADTAQPVDRSALLHGLPDTAAAQRAIDQFTEARLLTLDHDSARISHETLLRAWPRLTEWVDADRDWLRARQQLAADARAWEKAGRESSLLYRGSRLVAVRERAESSPVSAVEPESELAKFVDASWHQERRGVRRVRIAVAFLVALVVLATYGLIGSVAFQRRAERAGERDLARYLAAESEDLRDQQPGLAKQLSLVSYRMNKDAGRGALLNSRRTPGVINAEEPAQDLAYSGDGRILAISVLDRIELRFPGGSARVGAGVIGPVTISRDGQTLAAVTYDKRRPKTARVQLWDISDPAHPRQTAAPQLDHAVHALALSTNGKTLYGGLTTGEIRVWDIGDQAAPRPLPTLRAHSARIDSLAVSPQRDLLASMSDDGRIQLWKAADSGRPERVAMLKGASYGRSILINPRPLHRVAFNPTGRMLAAPLAVKNGDKLGLWELDAPDKPRKMEKKKDDSTIDTSTSCYEGLNSLAFNPTRDYVAGTCGSTWRVWIYQKTLVPGALLSGASGGGQGSGDEVGMVLFDPAKPRRLLQATDHGVRVFYINNSAQPGAEAFLPATPGTGGQFDYRLAGKRQLIALQGVGLNYLWDVTEMPDSATLLAATRSPDMFTGGDIALSPDGRLLADVEVYEGSRVDKKGKKQEKVGLRLRSTSAPRRSAPLATIDELDNGVAAIAFSPTEPVLAVSDMNGFRDNNHKTPVVRLYDIANPKRPRQIARIHAATTKLDFSPDGKSLLLTNSPFADPDDPQPQPAQKLESWDLTNPAQPEEQWARPVETGIDSVHVAFRPDGKLLAVYDNGGTLRLWRVEGHRLTEELSRVTVGVHGGTIAFSPDGTHLALTATKTILADERPEIWDLTDPKYPRRYSYLPSSSRAADFYALQFSPDGEFLAIVRASAGVEIWDTNPERVIADLCDSAGDPISGQEWKHYLPDKPYEPPCRPS, encoded by the coding sequence ATGACGGACCTGTCCGGCGCGGGCGTACGGGTCCTGCTGATCGCGACCGCCACGCACGAAGGCGCCCTGCTGACGTCGGTGCCCGCAGTCGCCACCTCCTGCCAGGATCTGCGCACCGCCTTGATCGAACGCTGTGGGGTGCGGCCCGACCACCTGCGCCCGCTGCTTGACCCGGCCGACGCGCAGACCATGGCGCGGGCCGTCACCGAGGAGGCGCAGCGCGCGGAAACCGTGCTGCTGGTCTACTTCATCGGGCATGGTCTGCTCGGTCCGGACGGGGAGCTGTACCTGGCGGCGACCAGCACCGACCGCCTCACCCCTGGAATGGCCGAGCACCAGGCACTGTCGTTCTCCTCGCTGCGCCAGGCGCTGGAGGCGAGCCGGGCGTCGTCCGTTGTCGTCGTACTCGACTGCTGCTTCTCCGGGCGGGTCTCCTTGAGCGGCAGCCCGTCCCTGCCTGCGTTCACAATGACGCCCGCGCACGGCATGTACCTCATGGGGTCCGCCGAACAACTGGCTCTCGCGCCTCCCCACGCCGTGCACACCGCGTTCACCGGTGCGCTCATCGAGCTGCTGACGCACGGCGACCCGCGCGGGCTCCAGCCGCTGACCCTTGATGCCGTGTTCGACGGGGTTTTCCGGGCGATGAGTGACCGGCAGGGGCCGCTGCCCCGGCGTCAGGCCGGGGACCGCTCGGGACACCTCGTCATCGCACCGAACTCGGCGGTGCCAACGCAGGCGGGTCCTCCAGAGGAAGCGGAGCCCGCGCCCGGCCGCTGCCCGTATCTGGGCTTGGATGCCTTCGGGGTGGACGACGCCGACGTGTTCTTCGGGCGTGACGGTATGACGGAGCGGGTGTTCGCCGCGCTGACGGAGGTGGCCGCGACGGATGAGCCGGGCCCGCTGGTTCTGGTGGGCCCGTCCGGTTCGGGAAAGACCTCTCTGCTCAGCTCCGGTCTCATGGCCGGGCTGCGTGAGCGGGGCTTGCTCGGCACCACCTCCTGGCTCTCCCTGCGCCTCACCCCCGGCAGAAGCCCGCTGCGGCGGCTGGCAGCTCGGTTCGACACCAGCCCCGAGTCCGTCGATCTGATCCGGGAGGATCCCGACCGCGCGGCCGAGCTGGCCGAACGGCTGCTGGCCGGCCGGCCGGAGCAGAGGCTGATCGTCGTTGTCGATCAGCTGGAGGAACTGTTCACGCTGTGCACGGACCCGTCGGAGCGCACCGCGTTCCTGCGGGCGGTAACTGCCCTGGCCCGGCTTTCGGGCGGGTGCCGGCCGGGGGCGCTGGTGGTGCTCGCGCTCCGGGCGGACTTTTACGGTCAGGCGGCCGCGCACCCCGAACTGCTCGCCGCTCTGCGCGACACCCAGCTGTTGGTCGAGCCGATGACCGCCGACGAACTCCACGCCGCCATCGAGGGACCAGCCGCCGCCGGGGGGCTGGTCCTCGACGAGGGCCTCGCCGACGTGATCCTGCACGAGTTCGGCGCGACAGCAGACCGGCAGCCGGCCGCGGGGGCACTGCCGCTGCTGTCCCATGTCCTGTGGGCGACCTGGCTGCGCCGCGCCGGATCGCGGCTCACCGTCGCCCAGTACCGGGCCGCCGGTGGTATCGCGGAGGCGATCAAGACCACCGCCGACGACACGTACGACGGGCTCGACCTGCAGGGCCGGGAAGCCGTACGGCTCATGTTGCCCCGGCTGGTGCGCGTGGGAGAGGACTCCGCCGACACAGCCCAGCCGGTGGACCGCTCCGCGCTTCTGCATGGGCTGCCTGACACAGCGGCCGCACAGCGGGCCATTGACCAGTTCACCGAAGCCCGCCTACTCACGCTCGATCACGACTCCGCGCGCATCAGCCACGAGACGCTGCTGCGCGCCTGGCCCCGGCTGACGGAGTGGGTCGACGCGGACCGGGACTGGCTACGCGCCCGACAGCAACTCGCCGCCGATGCCCGGGCCTGGGAGAAAGCCGGGAGGGAATCCTCGTTGCTGTACCGGGGGAGCAGGCTGGTTGCTGTACGGGAACGCGCCGAGTCGTCACCGGTGAGCGCCGTCGAACCGGAGTCTGAGCTCGCCAAGTTCGTGGACGCCTCTTGGCATCAGGAGCGCCGGGGTGTGCGCCGGGTCCGAATCGCGGTGGCGTTCCTCGTGGCTCTGGTCGTGCTCGCCACATACGGGCTGATCGGTTCCGTCGCCTTCCAGCGGCGGGCCGAGCGGGCGGGCGAACGCGACTTGGCCCGGTACCTCGCCGCCGAATCCGAGGACCTCCGTGACCAGCAGCCCGGTCTGGCCAAGCAGCTCAGCCTGGTCTCGTACCGGATGAACAAAGACGCGGGGCGCGGGGCGCTACTCAACAGCCGGCGCACGCCCGGTGTGATCAACGCAGAAGAACCTGCCCAAGACCTCGCCTACAGCGGTGACGGCCGCATCCTCGCAATCTCTGTCTTAGACAGGATCGAGCTGCGCTTCCCGGGCGGCTCCGCGCGGGTCGGAGCGGGCGTGATCGGCCCGGTCACGATCAGCCGGGACGGCCAGACACTCGCCGCAGTCACCTACGACAAGCGTCGGCCGAAAACGGCGCGGGTGCAGCTGTGGGACATATCGGATCCCGCCCACCCGAGGCAGACCGCCGCGCCGCAGCTGGACCACGCCGTCCACGCGCTCGCCCTCAGCACGAACGGCAAGACCCTGTACGGCGGTCTGACGACCGGTGAGATCCGCGTCTGGGACATCGGCGACCAGGCCGCACCGAGACCACTGCCCACACTCCGGGCACATTCGGCGCGGATCGACTCCCTGGCAGTGTCCCCCCAACGTGACCTGCTCGCCAGCATGAGCGACGACGGCAGAATCCAGCTCTGGAAGGCGGCCGACTCCGGGCGCCCCGAGCGCGTCGCCATGCTCAAGGGGGCATCGTACGGCCGCAGCATTCTCATAAACCCCAGACCGCTGCACCGGGTGGCCTTCAACCCCACCGGACGGATGCTCGCAGCTCCCCTCGCCGTGAAGAATGGGGACAAGCTCGGGCTGTGGGAGTTAGACGCGCCCGACAAGCCCCGAAAGATGGAGAAGAAGAAGGACGACTCGACGATCGACACATCCACCTCCTGCTACGAAGGCCTGAATTCCCTAGCGTTCAACCCGACCCGCGACTACGTCGCCGGGACCTGCGGCAGCACCTGGCGAGTATGGATCTACCAGAAGACCCTCGTTCCCGGCGCACTTCTGTCCGGGGCGTCGGGCGGCGGCCAGGGAAGCGGCGACGAGGTGGGGATGGTCCTGTTCGACCCCGCCAAGCCCCGCAGACTGTTGCAGGCCACCGACCACGGCGTGCGCGTTTTCTACATCAACAACTCCGCCCAACCAGGTGCCGAGGCATTCCTTCCAGCGACGCCCGGAACCGGAGGCCAGTTCGACTACCGGTTGGCAGGCAAGAGGCAACTGATTGCTCTTCAAGGAGTGGGCTTGAACTACCTGTGGGACGTGACAGAGATGCCGGACTCGGCCACGCTCTTGGCCGCGACCCGCTCCCCCGACATGTTCACCGGCGGGGATATCGCCCTCAGCCCGGACGGACGCCTCCTCGCCGACGTGGAAGTGTACGAGGGCAGTAGGGTCGACAAGAAGGGCAAGAAGCAGGAGAAAGTCGGTCTGCGGCTGCGCAGCACCTCGGCGCCCCGAAGAAGCGCACCGCTGGCTACCATCGACGAGTTGGACAACGGTGTGGCGGCGATCGCCTTCAGTCCCACCGAGCCCGTCCTGGCCGTGTCCGACATGAACGGCTTCAGAGACAACAACCACAAGACACCCGTCGTACGGCTCTACGACATCGCGAACCCCAAACGCCCGCGGCAGATCGCCCGAATCCATGCGGCGACCACAAAGCTCGACTTCTCCCCCGATGGTAAGTCGCTCCTCCTCACCAATTCCCCCTTCGCCGACCCGGACGATCCCCAGCCCCAGCCCGCACAGAAGTTGGAGAGCTGGGACCTCACCAACCCAGCGCAGCCCGAGGAGCAGTGGGCGCGCCCCGTTGAGACCGGAATCGACTCAGTGCACGTCGCGTTCCGGCCGGACGGCAAGCTGCTCGCCGTCTACGACAATGGGGGCACGCTGAGGCTGTGGCGCGTCGAAGGACACCGGCTCACCGAGGAGCTGTCTCGCGTCACCGTGGGCGTTCATGGCGGCACGATCGCCTTCAGCCCCGATGGAACCCACCTCGCCCTGACCGCGACGAAAACCATCCTTGCCGACGAACGTCCCGAGATCTGGGACCTGACCGATCCGAAGTATCCCAGACGATACTCCTACCTGCCCAGCTCATCGCGCGCCGCCGATTTCTACGCACTCCAGTTCAGCCCGGACGGCGAATTCCTCGCCATCGTCAGGGCATCCGCGGGCGTCGAGATATGGGACACCAACCCGGAACGGGTCATCGCCGACCTCTGCGACTCGGCGGGCGATCCCATCAGCGGGCAGGAATGGAAGCACTACCTGCCCGACAAACCGTACGAGCCGCCGTGTCGTCCGTCCTAG
- a CDS encoding DUF6415 family natural product biosynthesis protein, whose amino-acid sequence MHTSAHTVLYDPDGLIEAELPLDRESYECLVTAVLAWTGEDTLTTRDLEQIALQLTGHARAVAADVRRRADQLPKDSGPKALADVVLREAEGRLSTMIEGTVRCAQSRARLVRALYARLDRLETATGQPAAPSADQGVSPSHTHGPPGRLKVGP is encoded by the coding sequence GTGCACACCAGCGCCCACACGGTCCTGTACGACCCCGACGGCCTCATCGAGGCGGAGCTCCCGCTCGACCGCGAGTCGTACGAGTGTCTCGTCACGGCCGTCCTCGCATGGACCGGGGAGGACACGCTCACCACCCGAGACCTGGAGCAGATCGCCCTCCAGCTCACAGGTCACGCCCGCGCGGTCGCCGCCGACGTCCGCCGCCGCGCCGACCAGCTGCCCAAGGACAGCGGGCCGAAGGCACTCGCCGACGTCGTCCTGCGTGAGGCGGAAGGCCGGCTGTCCACGATGATCGAGGGCACCGTCCGCTGCGCCCAGAGCCGTGCGCGGCTTGTTCGTGCCCTCTACGCACGCCTGGACCGCCTGGAGACCGCAACCGGTCAGCCTGCCGCGCCCTCAGCCGATCAGGGCGTGTCACCCTCCCATACCCACGGACCGCCAGGACGGCTGAAGGTAGGCCCGTAG
- a CDS encoding helix-turn-helix domain-containing protein, whose amino-acid sequence MTASPSSSAQGAREALAVRLQHLRKDAGLTGRELSARCGWHPAKTTRIQKGAAPPSDTDIRTWCQACGADDQADDLIATARAVDSMYLEWRRLHQGGMRKVQEDFYALYERTRVCRAYLSNVPPGFLQTPGFATALMNQITSFQGTPNDVSEAVAARVARSRFLYEGGRLFVVLIEESVLRFRTADPDAMRGQLRHLLAVMPLASVSLGIIPFTAQRTVWPLEAFYLHDDFQAVVETLTAEINVTQPRELADYAKAFTGLAEMAVYGDAARTLIQAAIDALE is encoded by the coding sequence ATGACCGCATCTCCATCGTCCAGCGCCCAGGGAGCCCGCGAGGCGCTCGCCGTGCGGTTGCAGCACCTGCGCAAAGACGCCGGCCTCACCGGGCGCGAACTCTCCGCCCGGTGCGGCTGGCACCCCGCGAAGACCACCCGGATCCAGAAGGGCGCCGCCCCGCCCTCCGATACGGACATCCGCACCTGGTGCCAGGCGTGCGGCGCCGACGACCAGGCCGACGACCTGATTGCCACCGCCCGCGCCGTCGACTCCATGTACCTGGAGTGGCGCCGCCTGCACCAGGGCGGCATGCGCAAGGTCCAGGAAGACTTCTACGCCCTCTACGAGCGCACCCGCGTCTGCCGGGCGTACCTCTCCAACGTGCCGCCCGGGTTCCTCCAGACCCCCGGCTTCGCGACCGCCCTCATGAACCAGATCACCAGCTTCCAGGGCACTCCGAACGACGTCTCCGAAGCTGTCGCCGCCCGCGTCGCCCGCTCCCGGTTCCTCTACGAGGGCGGCCGGCTCTTCGTCGTCCTCATCGAGGAGTCCGTCCTGCGTTTCCGCACCGCAGACCCCGATGCCATGCGCGGGCAGTTGCGCCACCTCCTGGCCGTGATGCCGCTCGCGTCCGTCTCGCTGGGGATCATCCCGTTCACCGCGCAGCGCACCGTGTGGCCGCTCGAGGCGTTCTATTTGCATGACGACTTCCAGGCCGTGGTGGAGACACTCACCGCAGAGATCAACGTGACGCAGCCGCGCGAGCTCGCCGACTACGCGAAGGCGTTCACCGGCCTCGCGGAGATGGCCGTGTACGGCGACGCCGCCCGCACGCTCATCCAGGCCGCGATCGATGCCCTGGAGTGA
- a CDS encoding DUF6879 family protein, producing the protein MSQSSVPDFAELLRGAQHSAVHLEMRDHYGVGDEAEEIAQFARTGEITLDPTARWWPEWLGLVKETLARGVVMRRARIVSEPVTDYIRWEHAVTEMNVGAGEQVRWLPRRNASDIALPGNDYWLIDGRLAMFHFFSGDGDWVAPGCEITEDPAAVRLCAAAFETVWERGIPHEKYTV; encoded by the coding sequence ATGTCGCAGAGCAGCGTTCCGGACTTCGCTGAACTGCTGAGGGGCGCTCAGCACAGCGCGGTGCATCTGGAGATGCGCGACCACTACGGCGTTGGCGATGAGGCCGAAGAGATCGCTCAGTTCGCGCGGACCGGCGAAATCACGCTGGACCCCACTGCCCGCTGGTGGCCCGAGTGGCTCGGTCTGGTCAAGGAGACCCTGGCCCGGGGCGTGGTGATGCGCCGCGCGCGGATCGTCTCGGAGCCGGTGACCGACTACATCCGGTGGGAGCACGCGGTGACCGAGATGAACGTGGGCGCTGGCGAACAGGTCCGCTGGTTGCCCCGCCGCAACGCCTCGGACATCGCCCTGCCGGGCAACGACTACTGGCTGATCGACGGACGCCTCGCGATGTTCCACTTCTTCAGCGGCGACGGCGACTGGGTGGCCCCCGGCTGCGAGATCACCGAGGACCCGGCCGCGGTGCGCCTGTGCGCGGCCGCGTTCGAGACCGTCTGGGAGCGCGGCATCCCGCACGAGAAGTACACCGTCTAG